A segment of the Mogibacterium diversum genome:
GATTTCGAACCTACTCATCCTGATGGATGTATTCCTCATAGGTTACATCATAGTTAGTCCTGAAAAAATCGCTATATACAAGGTTGCGGCTACAATACCTGAAGCGCTCATTGTAATACCTAATAGTGTAGTGATTTTCGTGTATCCGTATTTTGCAGAGCACAACATGGAATACGGATGGATTAAGCAGAACACCAAACGTCTAATTGGAATCACAGCCATTATGAATTTTATTATTGCGGGGATGCTATTTGTTCTAGCTCCGTGGATAATAAAATTATTGTGGGGTGCTAAGTATATGGGCGCCGTTGCAGTGTTCAGAATACTTTCGGTTAACTACTTCGTCTCGTCAACTCTTAGAGTTAACGTGAGCAACCTGCTTGCAAGTCTCAGGAAGGTGAAGCTTAACTTTTACATAAATATTGTTGCAGGTATAAGCAATATAGTTCTCGATGCTGTGCTGATTAAGTATATGGGCATTGATGGTGCTGCATGGGCCACACTGACAGTAGTTGTAATTACAACTGCAATGCTAATTCCTGCGCTTATACATAGCATACGTTGCCTAAAGAAAATTGATCCAATAAACAGTTAAATGACTGGTAATTATAAGGAATGGAGCTTAAACAAATGAGTTATGCAAGAAACTATCGAAAAAGCAAATTCAATACGTTTACTAAAATATGGTCTTTGCTTTATCTAATAGCACTGCTGGTGTTCGTATCATCTATGCTGGTGTTAGACGTAGTCCCTTCCAAGCTACTGCTTGGAGCATTTGTCGTACTTCTGATAATAAGTGCAGTATTCTTCGTGCAGCTATTCAGAGATAATATAAAAAGATCCAGAAAGGTTACAGCATTTATATTGAGCTTGATCTTAATGGTGGTTTACACTGTTGGAACGGCATATGCGGTTGCTACACATGAGTTTTTAGGGCAGGTTACTGCAAAGAAGAAGGCAGAGGATGCCGTAGATGTGACGAGCAAGCCATTCAACATTTACATTAGTGGAATGGATACAACTGGAAAGATTACAGAAGAAGCTCGTAGCGATGTTAATATGATTATTACGGTAAATCCTAAGACTCACAAGGTTCTCATGACTTCAATCCCAAGAGATTATCTTGTTGAACTACAAAATGGTGAGAAGGATAAGCTCACCCATACAGGCCTTATGGGTATAGATGAGACCACTTCGGATGTGGAAGATTTACTTGGTATTAAGATAAATTACTACGTAAAGGTTAACTACAATACGCTTAAGGATCTCGTAAATTCTATCGGAGGAATCACTATCAACTCTGATAAAGCGTTTATATCGTATATCGGGAAATACCGCTTTGTAGAGGGTGAGAATCAGCTTGATGGTGCTAAGGCACTAGCATATGCGAGAGAGAGACACGCATACAGCGATGGTGATAATCATCGAGTTCGTAATCAGCAGGAAGTTCTCAAGGCCATCGTGAAAAAGCTTACAGGATCGACGACACTGCTTACTAGATATAACAAAATTCTTAAGTATCTGGCCCCAACGATGGAGATGAACCTGACTAGAGCGGAAGTTAAGGCTCTTGTGAAGTTCCAGCTAGGAAAGAATCCGAAGTGGAAGTTTGAATCAAATTCATTAGAAGGATTCGATGCATTTTCGACTGTGTATTCGGCAGGAAATCAGCAGCTATATGTTATGAAGCCTGATGAAGAAAGCATTAAGAAGGCTCGTCAGAAGATTAAAGAGATCGAGCATCCAAAGTCGAAATCGAAATCAAAATCAAAGAACAAGAACAATAGCGATAACGATGTTGAGAGTGAGAGCAGCGAAGATGACAACCTATAATGTAGATGCATTTCCAGAGATAAAGGACGTTCAGAGAGTTGAGCTAGATATACTCATAAAAGTCGCAAGGCTTTGTGAAGAAAGAGGCTTTACGTATTTTATCGAGAGTGGAACAGCTCTTGGCGCCGTTAGACATGGAGGCTTTATACCTTGGGATGACGATATAGATATTGGCATGCCACGTCAGGACTACGAGAAATTTTTAGATATTGCGCAGGAGGAACTGGGGGATGAATACTTTGTGCAGACAAGGAAGACAGACCCTAATGCACCGTTCTCTTTCGCTAAGGTGAGGAAGAACGGAACGACATTCATAGAGTGGAATAAGCGCAACATCAAGATGCATCACGGCATTTACATAGATATATTTCCTTATGATGGACTTCCTATAGAAGGGCTCGATGAGCATATCGACAAATGCTTGAAGCTCAACAAATTGCAGTTTAAGAAATATATTCCGGATAGGGTAGGTATTCCGCAGAAAAGCTTAAAGTGGAAGCTCGGAGCTGCGGCGAGAAGGATGCAGTACTATCTTTTAAAGCTTTATCCGGAAAGCCTTCTTGAAGGAAAGATTGAAAAAGAGTACATGCGCTATGATACAAATCCGAATGAACACGGATTTTGCACTTGCTTCTCCTTTGTGGATAGAATCATTTTTCCAAATGAGCTATTGTTCCCGC
Coding sequences within it:
- a CDS encoding LCP family protein, which produces MSYARNYRKSKFNTFTKIWSLLYLIALLVFVSSMLVLDVVPSKLLLGAFVVLLIISAVFFVQLFRDNIKRSRKVTAFILSLILMVVYTVGTAYAVATHEFLGQVTAKKKAEDAVDVTSKPFNIYISGMDTTGKITEEARSDVNMIITVNPKTHKVLMTSIPRDYLVELQNGEKDKLTHTGLMGIDETTSDVEDLLGIKINYYVKVNYNTLKDLVNSIGGITINSDKAFISYIGKYRFVEGENQLDGAKALAYARERHAYSDGDNHRVRNQQEVLKAIVKKLTGSTTLLTRYNKILKYLAPTMEMNLTRAEVKALVKFQLGKNPKWKFESNSLEGFDAFSTVYSAGNQQLYVMKPDEESIKKARQKIKEIEHPKSKSKSKSKNKNNSDNDVESESSEDDNL
- a CDS encoding LicD family protein; its protein translation is MTTYNVDAFPEIKDVQRVELDILIKVARLCEERGFTYFIESGTALGAVRHGGFIPWDDDIDIGMPRQDYEKFLDIAQEELGDEYFVQTRKTDPNAPFSFAKVRKNGTTFIEWNKRNIKMHHGIYIDIFPYDGLPIEGLDEHIDKCLKLNKLQFKKYIPDRVGIPQKSLKWKLGAAARRMQYYLLKLYPESLLEGKIEKEYMRYDTNPNEHGFCTCFSFVDRIIFPNELLFPPQKINFEGEEFYAPAKLVEYLTLMYGDYNQLPPVEDRVGHRPVEVSVTEELFTR